In Bradysia coprophila strain Holo2 unplaced genomic scaffold, BU_Bcop_v1 contig_24, whole genome shotgun sequence, one genomic interval encodes:
- the LOC119078114 gene encoding protein unc-45 homolog B, with protein sequence MVRMAEPQVDQVIELKDKGNEAFKSGEWQTAIQFYTNAIKVGEKHKDLATFYKNRAAAYLKTENYEEAINDCSKALSSLPTDPKALFRRSQALEALGRVEESYQDLQSIWKSDPGNKSIQDSMVRLHAIVQERVHQNSQTTNKVSQMSQIAFDLNEPEDKRKGAMNNLLVLAREPVAADLMQKAGVIEKIVSLVKIEKNPEIYLNAIRTVDEMCTKSVQRTKAILRVIGIPWFLEILDSTNDDRVTASQHCMQTILNTFSGMGNKIDSKPDKQMCDDNSKEIDTLLTCLTYSISNRTISGKARDAIMELLTRNIHHTALNWAERLVDIRGLIRLLDVCSELEEYKYESAMDITPSSRTIASVCLARIYENMYYDELRAKYTEQIDEYIKDKLLAPDLEAKVRVTVAITSLLQGAVDVGNSIISREGILPMILVMATTEDVLQQKVACECIVAATSKKEKAKAIITQGVDILKKLYHSKDDGVRVRALVGLCKLGSYGGLDASIRPFADGSTMKLAEACRRFLIKPGKDKDIRKWATDGLAYLTLDAEVKEKLIEDRPAIQALIQLAKTGDQNVLYGAVTTFVNLCNAYDKQELVPEMVELAKFAKHHIPEEHELDDPDFVNKRLTILADEGITTALVALAKTESHNSRELIARVMNALCGLQELRGKVVQHGGAKALLPLCFEGTEKGKRQAAQALSRIGITINPEVAFPGQRNLEVIRPLLNQLHMDCTALENFESMMALCNLAAMNETVRQRILKEGGLQKVELYLMEDHLLLCRAAAQVICNMVVSEDVVKIHEKENDRVKFLALLCQEEDEDTAMAAAGALACLTSSSEICCKKMIEPESWLDVLHTLIANPSPQVQHRGTVIVLNMINSSNEVAEKLFDTDIMQLLMGLTQLPDDSRAKARDVAKLCLAAAEKKKLIVKTDEIEKTDDIEVLPNVIEPPTVEEIIE encoded by the exons atgGTGAGAATGGCCGAACCGCAAGTGGATCAAGTGATTGAACTCAAAGATAAAGGAAATGAAGCGTTTAAGTCCGGCGAATGGCAAACggcaattcaattttacaccAACGCAATCAAAGTTGGTGAAAAACACAAGGACCTAGCTACCTTCTATAAAAATCGGGCGGCTGCTTActtaaaaaccgaaaactatGAGGAAGCCATAAACGACTGTTCCAAGGCTTTAAGTTCACTACCCACCGATCCGAAAGCACTGTTCCGTCGATCGCAGGCGCTCGAAGCGTTGGGTCGTGTCGAAGAGTCCTACCAAGATCTTCAAAGCATCTGGAAATCAGATCCCGGTAACAAGTCAATCCAAGATTCAATGGTACGTCTGCATGCCATTGTCCAAGAACGTGTTCATCAAAACTCACAAACAACGAACAAGGTTTCACAAATGAGTCAAATTGCCTTCGACTTGAATGAACCTGAGGACAAACGTAAGGGTGCAATGAACAATTTGTTGGTATTGGCAAGGGAACCGGTTGCTGCTGATTTGATGCAGAAAGCGGGAGTGATTGAGAAAATTGTGTCGCTggttaaaatagaaaaaaatccgGAGATTTACTTGAACGCCATTCGTACGGTCGATGAAATGTGCACGAAATCAGTGCAGCGCACGAAGGCAATTCTTCGAGTCATTGGCATACCGTGGTTTTTGGAGATTTTGGACAGCACCAACGATGATCGAGTAACTGCATCGCAGCATTGTATGCAAACCATTCTGAACACATTTTCCGGTATGGGAAACAAAATCGATTCGAAACCGGACAAACAAATGTGCGACGATAACAGCAAGGAGATCGACACTTTGCTGACCTGTCTGACGTATTCGATTTCCAACCGTACGATCAGTGGAAAGGCTCGCGACGCTATAATGGAACTGTTAACTCGTAATATTCACCACACCGCTTTGAATTGGGCTGAACGTTTGGTGGACATCCGGGGATTGATTCGCTTGTTAGACGTTTGCAGCGAATTGGAAGAGTACAAGTACGAGAGTGCTATGGACATTACACCGTCATCCAGAACCATTGCGTCCGTTTGTTTGGCTCGTATTTACGAGAACATGTACTACGACGAGCTACGAGCCAAATACACCGAACAAATTGACGAATACATCAAGGATAAGCTCCTGGCTCCCGATCTTGAAGCGAAAGTACGTGTCACTGTGGCTATAACTTCACTACTTCAAGGAGCTGTTGATGTGGGAAATTCCATCATTTCAAGAGAGGGCATTTTGCCAATGATCCTGGTCATGGCCACCACCGAAGACGTGTTACAGCAAAAAGTGGCGTGTGAATGTATCGTTGCTGCCACatcgaaaaaggaaaaagCGAAGGCCATCATTACGCAGGGAGTGgacattttgaaaaagttaTATCACTCGAAGGATGATGGTGTTCGTGTTCGAGCTTTGGTTGGATTGTGCAAACTTGGCAGTTACGGCGGATTGGATGCATCAATTCGACCGTTTGCTGACGGATCTACAATGAAATTGGCCGAGGCTTGTAGACGATTTCTAATTAAACCTG GGAAAGACAAGGACATTCGTAAGTGGGCGACAGATGGTCTAGCATATCTTACTTTGGAcgctgaagtaaaagaaaaattgatcgaagatCGACCGGCAATTCAAGCTCTCATTCAATTAGCAAAGACCGGCGATCAAAATGTTCTCTATGGTGCTGTCACCACGTTCGTGAATCTGTGCAACGCCTATGACAAACAGGAACTGGTTCCGGAAATGGTTGAATTGGCCAAATTTGCCAAACATCACATACCGGAAGAGCATGAATTGGACGATCCGGACTTTGTCAACAAACGATTGACCATTTTAGCCGATGAGGGAATAACAACAGCGCTGGTGGCTCTAGCCAAAACTGAAAGTCACAACAGTCGTGAGTTGATTGCCCGCGTCATGAATGCTCTATGTGGACTGCAGGAGCTACGTGGAAAAGTGGTTCAACACGGTGGTGCTAAGGCACTGTTGCCGTTATGTTTCGAAGGCACCGAAAAAGGAAAGCGACAAGCAGCACAGGCTCTATCCCGTATCGGAATCACAATCAACCCGGAAGTTGCATTCCCTGGGCAGC GCAACTTAGAAGTGATTCGACCGTTGCTGAACCAACTGCACATGGACTGTACGGCCCTCGAGAATTTCGAATCAATGATGGCTCTGTGCAATTTAGCTGCAATGAACGAAACCGTACGTCAGCGCATTTTGAAAGAGGGCGGTCTGCAAAAAGTCGAACTTTATCTGATGGAAGATCATCTTCTGTTATGTCGTGCTGCTGCACAAGTTATATGCAATATGGTCGTGTCCGAAGATGTggtgaaaattcatgaaaaggAAAACGATCGAGTCAAATTTTTGGCATTACTGTGCCAGGAAGAGGATGAGGATACGGCAATGGCAGCGGCCGGCGCACTGGCATGCCTAACATCAAGCAGTGAGATTTGTTGCAAGAAAATGATAGAACCGGAAAGTTGGCTCGACGTACTTCATACATTGATTGCGAATCCCAGTCCACAAGTGCAACATCGCGGTACTGTTATCGTGTTGAATATGATCAACAGCAGCAATGAAGTAGCCGAAAAGTTATTCGACACAGACATTATGCAATTGCTGATGGGATTGACGCAATTACCCGACGATTCTAGGGCCAAGGCAAGAGACGTAGCAAAGTTATGTCTGGCCGCGGCGgaaaagaagaaattgattGTGAAGACAGACGAAATCGAAAAAACAGACGACATCGAAGTTCTGCCGAACGTAATTGAACCGCCAACTGTTGAGGAAATCATTGAATGA